Proteins from a single region of Candidatus Margulisiibacteriota bacterium:
- a CDS encoding outer membrane lipoprotein-sorting protein, producing MYKKLFVIAAVALFAFSATASDLTTEDIIANIQANQTKIHDMYAETTTTITSSMTMPGQESKGPQTMVQKGKMWTKGQDKSKIEILSPTRQITITNGDIITVINQDTGQSFTQDLSKTREKAGLPGGGSMDLAKALNYFDLSIVQKDNQYIISGKPKQSNKFLGRMEFYIDSDRWLPVKIIMYTPADKVMSTTEMRYKKISDIWVATETSSAATTPMGAIKTEMVFENVKVNQGIADREFRIYMKGRMQ from the coding sequence ATGTATAAAAAGTTGTTTGTGATTGCAGCCGTAGCTTTATTCGCTTTTTCCGCGACCGCTTCTGATTTGACCACCGAGGATATTATTGCAAATATTCAGGCCAATCAAACCAAGATCCACGACATGTATGCCGAAACCACGACTACGATCACTTCGAGCATGACCATGCCTGGCCAGGAGAGTAAAGGTCCGCAAACGATGGTGCAGAAGGGCAAAATGTGGACAAAGGGACAAGATAAATCAAAGATCGAGATTCTGTCGCCGACAAGGCAGATTACGATTACTAATGGAGATATCATAACCGTTATCAATCAAGATACTGGTCAATCGTTTACCCAGGACTTATCGAAAACGCGCGAAAAAGCTGGGCTCCCAGGTGGCGGATCGATGGATTTAGCCAAAGCCCTCAATTATTTCGATCTATCTATCGTACAAAAAGATAATCAATACATTATCAGCGGTAAGCCAAAACAATCAAACAAGTTTCTGGGTCGGATGGAGTTTTATATCGATTCCGACCGCTGGTTGCCTGTCAAAATCATCATGTACACGCCGGCGGATAAGGTCATGAGCACGACGGAGATGAGGTATAAGAAAATATCTGATATTTGGGTCGCTACGGAAACCTCGTCAGCCGCGACCACACCGATGGGGGCGATTAAAACGGAGATGGTGTTTGAGAATGTCAAGGTAAATCAGGGGATTGCGGAT